The DNA sequence ACCGGCATCTTCAACAACCACAACATCAATAGACACAGTCGATGAGAGGGAAGGTTCTCCGTGGTCAGAAATCAAAATCACCAATGGATGAGTCTTCAAGTCATTGTCACTCATTCGCCTCTTCGTCCTTATTTCCCCGGTGCTGCTTCCGATTCGGAAGAGGCTGCTTCCCTTGGGTTCAGCGATGCGATAAGAAAGCAGCGCATTGTAACCAGAGTCTGCGTCTACAGCCCTGATCTTGGCTACAAAGTATCCCGCTTCAGCAGAATAGGGAATGTTCTCAGTATTAACGGAGCCCTGGTCAGAATAGGGCGGGAGAACAGCAGGACTGTTGTCATTCTCatcaagaataaaaacattcacagtCACGTTGCTGCTTAGTGGAGGAACACCTGAGTCCGTTGCCTTAACTTGAAAATGGAACGTTTTTACTTCTTCATAGTTAAAAGACTGCAAACTGTATATTTCTCCATTGACAGAGTTTATGTTGACTATTGGTGACCGGGAGGTCGAACTCTCCAATaaggaataaataatttttgaattttctttCAAGTCTGGATCAAACGCAGATATGGTGTAAATAACAGATCCCACTTGGCTGTTTTCTTTCACGTATACGGTAATCACAGGCTCTGAAAAGCGTGGTGTGTTATCGTTCACATCTGaaacatgtacagtaataatgctgctgctggagagagGCGGAATCCCTTCATCAGTAGCTGTGACGGTAACATTGTACTGAGTACTACTCTCTCGGTCCAGCGGACCATCAACCACTAATGAGTAATAGTTATCATTTGAAGACTGGAGTTTAAAAGGAGCAGAGCCAACAATGCGACAATGAACAATTCCGTTTTTGCCTCCGTCTTTATCTGAGACTGTAATCAAGGCAGTAACTGTGCCGATTTTGGCGTCTTCTCTCACCGTGTTCAGCACTGAAGTTACTGATATTTCTGGAGAGTTGTCATTTACATCCACAATTTCAATTAAGAGCTTACAATGAGTACTCCGGGGAGTTGGGCCTTTATCTCGGGCTTGGATGCGTAATTCAAACGCAGCATTTTCCTCATAGTCAAGATCGCCCTTTGTAGCAATGTCACCGGTATCCTGATTAATTGAGAAAATGTCTGTTGGATTCACATTACCGTGTTGAACAAATGAGTACAGAACCTCGCCGTTTATTCCTTCGTCCATGTCCGTTGCATTGAGTTTTATGATTGGTGTTCCAAAAggaacattttcagaaatacgGACTTTGTAAAGAGAGCTGCTGAATGCTGGAGTATTGTCGTTCACATCAATTACGTTGACAATAATCTGTAATGTCCCGGATCTGGGAGGTTTTCCCCCGTCAACAGCAGTCAGTACGAGCTGAATCACAGACTGCTTCTCTCGGTCTAAAGCTTTCTGCAGCACTAGCTCAGGAGACACACTCTGCTCAGCACCGCTCTGTACATCCAGTGAGAAGTGTTCATTCGGACTCAGTGTATAG is a window from the Anguilla anguilla isolate fAngAng1 chromosome 3, fAngAng1.pri, whole genome shotgun sequence genome containing:
- the LOC118223393 gene encoding protocadherin alpha-8-like isoform X16, whose translation is MGFYIQEWRIWIQCVIFSCLWAGSFQKIVYSISEEVNKGTVVGNITKDLNLNIKELELRTFQIVSGSSTKYFEVNLQTGVLIVNERLDREELCFGIPKCSLKIEVVAHNPVNVYRIDVNILDINDNAPVFKETFHVLNITEYAFPGERFPLPLANDPDLGSNSVKTYTLSPNEHFSLDVQSGAEQSVSPELVLQKALDREKQSVIQLVLTAVDGGKPPRSGTLQIIVNVIDVNDNTPAFSSSLYKVRISENVPFGTPIIKLNATDMDEGINGEVLYSFVQHGNVNPTDIFSINQDTGDIATKGDLDYEENAAFELRIQARDKGPTPRSTHCKLLIEIVDVNDNSPEISVTSVLNTVREDAKIGTVTALITVSDKDGGKNGIVHCRIVGSAPFKLQSSNDNYYSLVVDGPLDRESSTQYNVTVTATDEGIPPLSSSSIITVHVSDVNDNTPRFSEPVITVYVKENSQVGSVIYTISAFDPDLKENSKIIYSLLESSTSRSPIVNINSVNGEIYSLQSFNYEEVKTFHFQVKATDSGVPPLSSNVTVNVFILDENDNSPAVLPPYSDQGSVNTENIPYSAEAGYFVAKIRAVDADSGYNALLSYRIAEPKGSSLFRIGSSTGEIRTKRRMSDNDLKTHPLVILISDHGEPSLSSTVSIDVVVVEDAGEIQTSFRQLPTKEESFSDLNLYLLIAIVSVSVIFLLSLISLIAVKCHRTDGSLRKYSAPVITTHPDGSWSYSKSTQQYDVCFSSDTLKSDVVVFPAPFPPADAELISINGADTFKRNQTLPSSEKPKPPNADWRYSASLRAGMQSSVHMEESSVMQGAQGVLVQNWPTVSSAADAEGGEVSPPVGAGINSNSWQFRYGPGPGPPQHLKPGEVPEAFIIPGSPAIISIRQGAGDGDDKGDFISFGKKEEKKKKKKKKGKEKKEKGKDDGEE